In Ovis canadensis isolate MfBH-ARS-UI-01 breed Bighorn chromosome 11, ARS-UI_OviCan_v2, whole genome shotgun sequence, one genomic interval encodes:
- the SLC25A11 gene encoding mitochondrial 2-oxoglutarate/malate carrier protein produces the protein MAATASPGASGMDGKPRTSPKSVKFLFGGLAGMGATVFVQPLDLVKNRMQLSGEGAKTREYKTSFHALTSILRAEGLRGIYTGLSAGLLRQATYTTTRLGIYTVLFERLTGTDGTPPGFLLKAVIGMTAGATGAFVGTPAEVALIRMTADGRLPVDQRRGYKNVFNALFRIVQEEGVLTLWRGCIPTMARAVVVNAAQLASYSQSKQFLLDSGYFSDNILCHFCASMISGLVTTAASMPVDIVKTRIQNMRMIDGKPEYKNGLDVLVKVVRYEGFFSLWKGFTPYYARLGPHTVLTFIFLEQMNKAYKRLFLSG, from the exons GATGGGAGCTACAGTTTTTGTGCAGCCCTTGGACCTCGTGAAGAACCGGATGCAGCTGAGTGGGGAAGGAGCCAAGACACGAGAGTACAAAACCAGCTTCCATGCCCTCACCAGCATCCTGAGAGCAGAAGGGCTGAGGGGCATTTACACCGG GCTATCAGCTGGCCTGTTGCGCCAGGCCACCTACACTACTACTCGCCTTGGTATCTATACCGTGCTGTTTGAGCGCCTGACTGGGACTGATGGTACACCCCCTGGCTTTCTGCTGAAGGCCGTGATTGGCATGACTGCAGGTGCAACTGGTGCCTTTGTGGGGACACCAGCTGAGGTGGCTCTTATCCGCATGACCGCTGATGGCCG GCTTCCAGTTGACCAGCGTCGTGGCTACAAAAACGTGTTTAATGCCCTGTTTCGAATTGTCCAGGAAGAGGGGGTCCTCACACTATGGAGG ggcTGCATCCCTACCATGGCTCGGGCTGTCGTCGTTAACGCCGCCCAGCTTGCCTCCTACTCCCAGTCCAAGCAGTTTTTACTGGACTCAG GCTACTTCTCTGACAACATCCTGTGCCACTTCTGTGCTAGCATGATCAGTGGCCTGGTCACCACTGCCGCTTCCATGCCCGTGGACATTGTCAAGACCCG GATCCAGAACATGCGGATGATTGATGGGAAGCCAGAATACAAGAATGGGCTG GATGTGCTGGTGAAGGTCGTCCGCTACGAGGGCTTCTTCAGCCTGTGGAAGGGCTTTACACCATACTATGCCCGCCTGGGCCCCCACACTGTCCTCACTTTCATCTTCTTGGAGCAGATGAACAAGGCCTACAAGCGTCTCTTCCTCAGTGGCTGA